In Raphanus sativus cultivar WK10039 chromosome 5, ASM80110v3, whole genome shotgun sequence, the following proteins share a genomic window:
- the LOC130512349 gene encoding extensin-2-like: MRSSSRMGPSAHLTCALGVIIMATMVAAYEPYSLPPLPSYSYSPSPVEYNTPPLPYIHSSSPPPPLYYSPSPKVDYKSPPPPYVYSSPPPPYYSPSPKVDYKSPPPPYVYSSPPPPPYYSPSPKVEYKSPPPLYVYSSPPPPPYYSPSPKVEYKSPPPPYVYSSPPPPPYYSPSPKVEYKSPPPPYVYSSPPPPPYYSPSPKVEYKSPPLPYVYSSPPPPPYYSPSPKVEYKSPPPPYVYNSPPPPPYYSPSPKVDYKSPPPPYVYSSPPPPPYYSPSPKVEYKSPPPPYVYSSPPPPPYYSPSPKVEYKSPPPPYVYSSPPPPYYSPSPKVEYKSPPPPYVYSSPPPPPYYSPSPKVEYNSPPPPYVYSSPPPPYYSPSHKVYYKSPPPPYVYNSPPPPYYSPSPKVYYKSPPPPYVYSSPPPPYYSPSPKVVYKSLPPPYVYNSPPPPYYSPSPKVYYKSPPPPYVYNSPPPPYYSPSPKVYYKSPPPPYVYSSPPPPYYSPSPKVVYKSPPPPYVYSSPPPPYYSPSPKVHYKSPPPPYVYSSPPPPYVYSSPPPPYYSPSPKVLYKSPPHPHACVCPPPPPCYAPSPKVIYKSPPPPYVYNSPPPPYYSPSPKVYYKSPPPPYVYNSPPPPPYYSPSPKVDYKSPPPPYVYSSPPPPYYSPSPKVYYKSPPPPYVYNSPPPPYYSPSPKVYYKSPPPPYVYNSPPPPLYYSPSPKVDYKSPPPPYVYNSPPPPYYSPSPKVEYKSPPPPATYY; this comes from the coding sequence ATGAGATCTTCCTCCAGGATGGGGCCTTCAGCCCATCTCACTTGCGCTCTAGGCGTTATCATCATGGCAACAATGGTTGCTGCATATGAACCATACAGCTTGCCACCACTCCCGTCATATTCATATTCGCCATCTCCGGTAGAATACAACACCCCTCCGCTACCATATATCCACAGTTCTTCACCACCGCCACCACTATACTATTCTCCATCACCAAAGGTCGATTACAAATCACCTCCTCCACCGTATGTATACAGTTCCCCACCACCGCCATACTACTCTCCATCACCTAAAGTTGACTACAAATCTCCcccaccaccatatgtctacagttctccaccaccaccaccatattactCACCATCTCCTAAAGTCGagtacaagtctcccccacCACTATATGTATACagttctccaccaccacctccatacTATTCTCCATCGCCAAAGGTAGagtacaagtctccaccaccaccatatgtctatagttctccaccaccaccaccatattactCACCATCTCCTAAAGTCGAATACAAGTCTCCCCCACCACCATATGTATACagttctccaccaccacctccatacTACTCTCCATCACCAAAGGTAGagtacaagtctccaccacTACCATATGTCTACagttctccaccaccaccaccatattatTCACCATCTCCTAAAGTTGagtacaagtctcccccaccaccatatgtatacaattctccaccaccacctccttactACTCTCCATCACCAAAGGTAGATTACaaatctcctccaccaccatatgtctacagttctccaccaccaccaccatactactcaccATCTCCTAAAGTTGaatacaagtctcctccaccaccatatgtttacagctccccaccaccaccaccatactactcaccATCTCCTAAAGTTGAATACAAGTCTCCTCCCCCACCATATGTATACagttctccaccaccaccatattactCACCATCTCCTAAGGTTGaatacaagtctcctccaccaccatatgtttacagctccccaccaccaccaccatactactcaccATCTCCTAAAGTTGAGTACAactctcctccaccaccatatgtttacagctctccaccaccaccatactattCACCTTCTCATAAGGTGtactacaagtctcctccaccaccatatgtctacaactctcctccaccaccatactactcaccTTCCCCTAAGGTTtactacaagtctcctccaccaccgtaTGTCTACAGctcgccaccaccaccatattatTCTCCATCTCCTAAGGTTGTATACAAGTCTCTTCCTCCACCATATGTTTAcaactctccaccaccaccatactactcaccTTCCCCTAAGGTGtactacaagtctcctccaccaccatatgtgtacaactctccaccaccaccatactactcaccTTCTCCTAAAGTTtactacaagtctcctccaccaccatatgtaTACAGctcgccaccaccaccatactactctccaTCTCCTAAGGTTGTATACAAGTCTCCCCCTCCACCATATGTTTACAgctcaccaccaccaccatattatTCACCTTCTCCTAAGGTACattacaagtctcctccaccaccgtaTGTTTACagttctccaccaccaccatatgtctatAGCTCTCCACCGCCACCATACTATTCACCATCCCCTAAAGTTCTTTACAAATCTCCACCACACCCACATGCATGTGTCTGCCCACCACCTCCTCCATGTTATGCTCCTTCACCAAAAGTAATATACAagtctcctcctccaccatATGTTTACAACTCTCCGCCACCACCATATTACTCACCTTCTCCTAAAGTGtactacaagtctcctccaccaccatatgtctacaactctccacctccaccaccatactactctccaTCCCCTAAAGTAgactacaagtctcctccacctccaTATGTTTACagttctccaccaccaccatactactcaccTTCCCCTAAGGTGtactacaagtctcctccaccaccatatgtctacaactctccaccaccaccatattactCACCTTCCCCTAAGGTTtactacaagtctcctccaccaccatatgtctacaACTCTCCACCCCCACCACTATACTACTCTCCATCCCCTAAAGTAgactacaagtctcctccacctccaTATGTCTACaattctccaccaccaccttaTTATTCTCCTTCTCCAAAAGTTGAATAtaaatctccaccaccaccagctaCATATTACTGA